A portion of the Pseudarthrobacter sp. L1SW genome contains these proteins:
- a CDS encoding phosphoribosyltransferase, with protein sequence MGTFFEDRTDAGERLAALLPQFRERPDTLVLGLARGGIPVAAAVAKALYLPLGTVLVRKLGIPGHEETAYGALAWVHGRTVRLVNKPLLDRVLEHGVRREWLDAVEQRERTELLRRAELYPGTGLDLGGKTVLLVDDGLATGATMRAAVEAVREGGAATVVAAAPVGSIEAEASVERVCDAVLCLHLPGKFRAVGSFYRHFEQLSDDDAISLLEQ encoded by the coding sequence ATGGGCACGTTCTTCGAAGACCGTACGGACGCCGGCGAACGCCTTGCGGCCCTCCTTCCGCAGTTCCGGGAGCGGCCGGACACCCTTGTGCTTGGCCTGGCCCGCGGGGGAATCCCCGTGGCGGCTGCGGTGGCCAAGGCACTCTACCTTCCCCTGGGGACCGTCCTGGTCCGGAAACTGGGAATCCCCGGCCATGAGGAAACCGCCTACGGCGCCCTGGCGTGGGTCCACGGCCGCACGGTCCGGCTGGTCAACAAGCCCCTCCTGGACCGCGTCCTTGAACACGGCGTCCGCCGGGAATGGCTCGACGCAGTGGAGCAGCGGGAACGGACCGAGCTGCTTCGCCGCGCGGAGCTCTACCCGGGTACCGGCCTCGACCTGGGTGGAAAGACCGTCCTCCTTGTCGACGACGGCCTGGCAACGGGAGCCACCATGCGGGCAGCCGTCGAAGCAGTGCGTGAGGGCGGTGCGGCAACAGTGGTGGCGGCCGCCCCGGTTGGTTCCATCGAGGCCGAGGCCTCCGTGGAGCGCGTGTGCGACGCCGTGCTGTGCCTGCACCTGCCGGGAAAGTTCCGGGCGGTAGGCAGTTTCTACCGGCACTTTGAGCAGCTGTCCGACGACGACGCAATCAGCCTGCTGGAGCAGTAG
- a CDS encoding NUDIX domain-containing protein has translation MYSSSANVSERQAAPPSLAISTVIFALRPSESSGRPTLWLPLVRRIREPFKGLWALPGGPLSHAESLQDAASRNLRETTGLAPSYLEQLYAFGGLHRSPTQRVVSIVYWALVQPTEAALADESENVRWFRADRLGELAFDHNAIVDYALWRLRNKLAYGSVAYHLLGEYFTLAQVREVYEAVLDRELDPANFRRQLKATPEIEETGEYLQGGKHRPPRLYRFTGRPGLDPDNRSTP, from the coding sequence GTGTACTCCAGCTCTGCCAATGTCTCGGAACGCCAGGCTGCACCGCCGTCGCTGGCCATCTCCACGGTGATCTTCGCGCTGCGCCCCAGCGAAAGCTCAGGGCGCCCCACGCTCTGGCTACCGCTGGTGCGGCGGATCCGGGAACCCTTCAAAGGGCTGTGGGCGCTGCCCGGTGGTCCCCTGAGCCACGCGGAGTCGCTCCAGGACGCGGCTTCACGGAACCTGCGGGAGACAACCGGACTTGCCCCCAGCTACCTGGAGCAGCTGTACGCGTTCGGCGGGCTGCACCGCTCACCCACCCAGCGGGTGGTTTCGATCGTCTACTGGGCCCTGGTCCAGCCGACCGAAGCCGCGCTCGCGGACGAGTCCGAGAACGTCCGGTGGTTCCGGGCGGACCGGCTTGGCGAACTCGCCTTTGATCACAACGCGATCGTGGACTACGCGTTGTGGCGGCTGCGGAACAAGCTCGCCTACGGCTCCGTTGCGTACCACCTGCTGGGGGAGTACTTCACCCTGGCCCAGGTGCGGGAGGTCTACGAAGCCGTGCTGGACCGTGAGTTGGATCCGGCAAACTTCCGCAGGCAGCTCAAGGCCACCCCCGAAATAGAAGAAACCGGCGAATACCTCCAGGGCGGCAAGCACCGCCCCCCGCGCCTCTACCGCTTTACCGGCCGGCCCGGCCTTGACCCAGACAACAGGAGCACACCATGA
- a CDS encoding MFS transporter translates to MAPVPEPPASNSSASTSTGSATRPSTTPAGSRRRFARLPHLAGRSFIPLGLFARLPLAMLTVGTLTLVTSASGSYALGGTAAGAVGIGSALGAPALGALADRHGQRPVLLLAALLNTLAVVALILAVWAMGEIGGVPAAVLASAFASGASCPQVGPLARVRWMALASRGTAADRAKDLDTALSYESTADEVTFVLGPALVGILASLLTPWLPLALAAGMTITLVPAFAVHRTHRAVPGRAVPSNGAAPAGRPAAERRRTKNASGRLPAAVALPVLAMVCMGTFFGSTQAALSSFSGMSGGSEVAGLLYAAMGLSSAAAALSVAYWPQAFSLSGRWALCAGLMAALALLLLLPSSMPGMVAALLVLGLPVGPVMVTVFGVGGVVAPAGRLGTVMTALASGIVAGTALGSSIGGQLAELHGYAAAFVVPVCAAAVLALLGAAAAVVLRRRP, encoded by the coding sequence CTGGCCCCGGTTCCTGAGCCGCCCGCCTCAAACAGCTCCGCCTCAACCAGCACAGGCTCCGCCACCCGGCCCTCCACCACCCCGGCGGGGTCCCGCCGCCGCTTCGCCCGGCTGCCCCACCTTGCCGGCCGCAGCTTTATACCCTTAGGGCTCTTCGCCCGGCTTCCGCTGGCCATGCTGACGGTGGGCACGCTCACGCTTGTTACCTCAGCCAGCGGTTCCTACGCGCTGGGCGGTACGGCAGCCGGTGCTGTCGGGATAGGTTCTGCATTGGGCGCTCCAGCCTTGGGTGCCCTTGCCGACCGGCACGGACAACGTCCCGTGCTGTTGCTTGCAGCCCTCCTTAACACCCTGGCAGTGGTGGCCCTGATCCTGGCTGTGTGGGCCATGGGGGAGATCGGCGGCGTTCCCGCGGCAGTGTTGGCATCTGCGTTCGCGTCCGGTGCAAGCTGCCCGCAGGTCGGGCCGCTGGCAAGGGTCCGGTGGATGGCACTGGCCTCCCGGGGGACGGCTGCGGACCGTGCGAAGGACCTGGACACCGCCCTTTCCTACGAAAGCACCGCTGATGAGGTGACTTTTGTCCTGGGCCCGGCACTCGTGGGAATACTTGCCAGCCTGCTAACTCCCTGGCTGCCCCTCGCCCTGGCCGCGGGCATGACCATCACCCTCGTTCCGGCCTTCGCCGTGCACCGCACCCATCGCGCTGTTCCGGGCAGGGCCGTCCCGTCAAACGGGGCCGCGCCGGCAGGCCGGCCCGCCGCGGAAAGGCGCCGTACAAAGAACGCGTCGGGACGACTGCCGGCAGCGGTGGCCCTGCCGGTGCTTGCGATGGTGTGCATGGGAACGTTCTTTGGCTCGACGCAGGCCGCCCTGAGCTCGTTCTCCGGAATGTCTGGCGGCTCGGAGGTTGCCGGCCTGCTGTACGCCGCCATGGGCCTGAGTTCGGCCGCGGCGGCACTGTCGGTTGCCTACTGGCCGCAGGCGTTCAGCCTGTCCGGCCGATGGGCGCTTTGCGCCGGACTGATGGCGGCGCTGGCGCTGCTCCTGCTGCTCCCGTCCTCGATGCCCGGGATGGTGGCCGCCCTGCTGGTGCTCGGCCTCCCGGTGGGCCCGGTCATGGTCACGGTTTTTGGCGTCGGCGGCGTCGTGGCTCCGGCAGGCCGCCTGGGCACCGTCATGACGGCACTGGCCAGTGGCATCGTGGCCGGCACTGCCCTTGGCTCGTCCATTGGCGGCCAGCTCGCCGAACTGCATGGCTACGCCGCGGCCTTCGTTGTGCCGGTCTGCGCCGCAGCGGTGCTGGCGCTCCTGGGCGCGGCAGCCGCCGTCGTTCTTCGCCGCAGGCCCTAA
- a CDS encoding alpha/beta fold hydrolase codes for MSGRHTGQQHTHTVEGTDPQLYVAVHDPAVDAGFRPVLLVHGFSSSSKLNWEDTGWVAALLDAGRRVITVDLPGHGRSGAPEDRDSYSPSRIRADLLQTAFDAGVRPLQEGDPSSGLDIVGYSLGSRLAWEFGATQPEITHRLVLGGPNISDPLAEFDLRAAQDYLADGTPIADESTARLLKMALLLPSNNIFALLSLVEAIKAEPYDPAEAVPHVPMLLVAGEKDERIGSLPQLEELARKAGSMAEQLILPGRNHTNAVTSRAFKQAAISFLAV; via the coding sequence ATGAGCGGCAGGCACACCGGCCAACAGCACACGCACACAGTGGAAGGCACGGACCCGCAACTCTACGTGGCGGTCCATGATCCCGCGGTGGATGCCGGGTTCCGTCCGGTCCTGCTGGTGCACGGGTTCTCCTCCTCCAGCAAGCTCAACTGGGAGGACACCGGGTGGGTGGCTGCGCTGCTGGACGCCGGCCGGCGCGTCATCACGGTGGACCTGCCCGGACACGGCCGCAGCGGCGCCCCCGAGGATCGGGACTCCTACTCCCCAAGCAGGATCCGGGCGGACCTGCTTCAGACAGCGTTCGACGCCGGTGTGCGGCCTCTGCAGGAGGGTGACCCTTCCAGCGGCCTGGACATCGTGGGCTACTCGTTGGGCTCCAGGCTCGCCTGGGAATTCGGCGCCACCCAGCCCGAGATCACCCACCGCCTTGTCCTTGGCGGCCCCAACATCTCCGATCCGCTGGCCGAGTTCGACCTCCGGGCCGCGCAGGACTACCTCGCCGACGGCACCCCCATCGCCGACGAGTCCACGGCGCGGCTGCTCAAGATGGCACTCCTGCTGCCCAGCAACAACATCTTCGCGCTGCTTTCCCTGGTGGAGGCCATCAAGGCCGAGCCATACGACCCTGCAGAGGCAGTACCCCACGTGCCGATGCTCCTGGTGGCCGGGGAAAAGGATGAACGGATCGGCAGCCTGCCGCAGCTTGAAGAACTGGCGCGAAAGGCCGGTTCCATGGCCGAACAGCTGATTCTGCCCGGCAGGAACCATACGAACGCGGTGACGAGCAGGGCCTTCAAACAGGCGGCGATCTCCTTCCTGGCCGTATAG
- a CDS encoding MFS transporter codes for MTTPSKVDTLAGPSSRREERKVLAGTLVGTTIEWYDFFIFAQLTATLLSPLFLTPLQQSNPGLAQILSFALIGISFLFRPLGAVVAGHLGDRLGRKAMLVFTLVMMGAATALIGMLPTYAQIGAWAPVLLITLRIIQGFSAGGEWGGAALMAVEHAPLNKRGLFGAYPQIGVPIGMILATGLLFFLNSSMSKEDFAAWGWRVPFLLSIVLIVVGYLIRRAVAESPVFQEMAARKQESKAPLGELVRSHKKPVLYSTMIFIANNAAGYLLIAFFIAYATRTLKMPTPEVLLATTLASFGWLIFTLAGGWLSDRIGRVKTFLTGYAIIFAWMIPMFALIDTKNIWLYGLALFVLTIGLGLSYGPMSAMYAEMFPANVRYSGISIGYAFGAILGGAFAATIAETLLQSTKWTGSIGIYIMVLCVISAIGVVLAKETKGRPLGVSHH; via the coding sequence ATGACCACACCTTCCAAGGTGGACACCCTCGCCGGACCCAGCTCCCGGCGGGAGGAACGCAAGGTCCTCGCCGGCACCCTCGTCGGAACCACCATCGAGTGGTACGACTTCTTCATCTTTGCCCAGTTGACGGCAACGCTGCTGTCCCCGCTGTTCCTAACCCCGCTGCAGCAGTCCAACCCGGGGCTGGCGCAGATCCTTTCCTTTGCACTGATCGGCATCAGCTTCCTCTTCCGGCCCCTCGGGGCCGTGGTGGCCGGCCACCTGGGCGACCGCCTGGGCCGCAAGGCGATGCTTGTCTTCACCCTGGTGATGATGGGCGCTGCCACTGCGCTGATCGGCATGTTGCCCACCTACGCCCAGATCGGCGCCTGGGCACCCGTCCTGCTGATCACGCTCCGCATCATCCAGGGCTTCTCAGCAGGCGGCGAGTGGGGCGGGGCGGCGCTTATGGCCGTTGAGCACGCGCCCCTGAACAAGCGCGGCCTCTTCGGGGCCTACCCGCAGATCGGGGTACCCATCGGCATGATCCTGGCCACCGGCCTGCTCTTCTTCCTCAACAGCAGCATGTCCAAGGAAGACTTCGCGGCCTGGGGCTGGCGGGTCCCGTTCCTGCTCTCCATCGTCCTCATCGTGGTGGGTTACCTCATCCGCCGCGCCGTGGCCGAAAGCCCTGTTTTCCAGGAGATGGCCGCCCGGAAGCAGGAGAGCAAGGCTCCGCTGGGCGAGCTGGTCCGCAGCCACAAGAAGCCGGTGTTGTACTCCACCATGATCTTCATCGCGAACAATGCTGCCGGCTACCTGCTCATTGCCTTCTTTATCGCCTACGCCACCCGGACGCTGAAGATGCCTACCCCGGAGGTGCTGCTGGCCACGACGCTGGCGTCCTTTGGCTGGCTGATTTTCACTCTCGCGGGCGGGTGGCTTTCCGACCGCATCGGCCGCGTCAAGACCTTCCTGACGGGTTACGCCATCATCTTCGCCTGGATGATCCCGATGTTTGCCCTCATCGACACCAAGAACATCTGGCTCTATGGCCTGGCGCTGTTTGTCCTCACCATTGGGCTCGGGCTGTCCTACGGGCCCATGTCAGCCATGTACGCCGAAATGTTCCCAGCCAACGTGCGGTACTCGGGGATCTCCATCGGCTATGCGTTCGGCGCCATCCTGGGAGGGGCATTCGCGGCCACCATCGCTGAAACGCTGCTGCAGTCCACCAAGTGGACCGGGTCCATTGGCATCTACATCATGGTCCTGTGCGTCATCTCCGCCATCGGCGTTGTCCTTGCTAAGGAAACCAAGGGCCGTCCGTTGGGGGTCAGCCACCACTAA
- a CDS encoding amino acid permease translates to MTMKSTTTRPTEKRAHPPHSMKPRQLTMMGLGSAIGAGLFLGSGAGVQAAGPAVLVSYLVAGTLIILVMWALGEMAAANPNSGAFSVYAERALGKTAGATIGWLWWLQLVVVIAAEALGAAALLFSVWPVIPVWALALVFMVVFTGINLAGVRNFGEFEFWFAILKVAAIILFLAVGAALLLGLLPAASPGLSNVTGDFAPQGLGGIASALFVVIFAFGGTEIVSVAAAETEDPERSVAKAIRTVVWRILVFYIGSVFVIAAVLPATSEALASPFAGVLDAARIPGAGTAITLVAVVALLSALNANLYGASRMAYSLAQRSAAPRVLARLGGSNVPMLAVGVSVAFGFVATVLELLFPERILPALFQLVGSTCLVVWGSALVSQLILRRRADRAGIPLPLRMKGFPGLTILGLVLLALIFAVGFSAEESRIQLFSTFALIAGIALASAAGARLTARTRHTTG, encoded by the coding sequence ATGACGATGAAGTCCACCACCACCCGCCCAACCGAAAAACGGGCCCATCCTCCGCACAGCATGAAGCCCCGGCAGCTGACCATGATGGGGCTCGGCAGCGCCATCGGGGCCGGCCTGTTCCTGGGTTCGGGCGCCGGAGTGCAGGCCGCCGGCCCCGCCGTCCTTGTTTCCTACCTCGTGGCCGGGACCCTGATCATCCTGGTCATGTGGGCCCTGGGCGAAATGGCCGCTGCGAACCCCAACAGCGGAGCGTTCTCCGTCTACGCAGAACGCGCCCTGGGCAAGACGGCCGGCGCCACCATCGGCTGGCTCTGGTGGCTCCAGCTGGTGGTGGTGATCGCCGCCGAAGCACTCGGGGCAGCCGCACTCCTCTTCTCCGTATGGCCGGTCATTCCGGTGTGGGCGCTGGCGCTGGTCTTCATGGTGGTCTTCACCGGGATCAACCTCGCGGGAGTGCGGAACTTCGGTGAGTTCGAGTTCTGGTTCGCCATCCTCAAGGTTGCCGCGATTATCCTGTTCCTGGCGGTGGGCGCCGCCCTGCTCCTGGGCCTCCTTCCGGCCGCCTCACCGGGGCTGTCCAATGTCACGGGCGACTTCGCGCCGCAGGGCCTGGGCGGCATTGCGTCCGCACTCTTCGTGGTCATCTTCGCGTTCGGCGGGACGGAAATTGTGTCCGTCGCCGCGGCGGAAACCGAGGATCCGGAGCGGAGCGTGGCCAAGGCCATCCGCACTGTTGTCTGGCGCATCCTGGTGTTCTACATCGGGTCCGTCTTCGTCATCGCCGCCGTCCTTCCGGCCACCTCGGAAGCCCTGGCCTCGCCGTTCGCCGGCGTTCTGGACGCCGCCCGCATCCCCGGCGCGGGAACGGCGATCACCCTGGTGGCCGTCGTCGCACTTCTCTCTGCCTTGAACGCCAACCTCTACGGGGCATCACGGATGGCCTACTCCCTTGCGCAGCGCTCCGCGGCGCCCCGCGTCCTCGCCCGCTTGGGCGGCTCGAACGTCCCCATGCTGGCGGTGGGGGTATCCGTGGCCTTCGGATTCGTCGCCACCGTCCTGGAACTGCTGTTCCCGGAGCGGATACTTCCGGCCCTCTTCCAGCTGGTGGGCTCCACCTGCCTGGTGGTCTGGGGAAGCGCCCTCGTCTCGCAGCTGATCCTGCGGCGCCGGGCGGACCGGGCAGGAATTCCGCTGCCCCTGCGGATGAAGGGTTTCCCTGGCCTGACCATCCTGGGACTTGTCCTGCTGGCCCTCATTTTCGCTGTGGGGTTCAGCGCCGAAGAGAGCCGGATCCAGCTCTTCAGCACCTTTGCCCTCATCGCCGGGATAGCCCTGGCCTCCGCGGCGGGTGCCCGGCTCACCGCCCGGACCCGCCACACCACTGGGTAG
- a CDS encoding IclR family transcriptional regulator — MNPTAAAPAGAAPAQASASQTLSRGIRALEILAAAPGPLTIAELADAMGVHRSVAYRILRTLEDHSLLVRDDAGRVQPGPGLAVLARGVSRNLQAAALPELTQLANTLDMTAFVAVWDHHDCITLLTVEPRHSGATVAQHPGTRHPVNAGAPGIAIQSALTEAEWDRLATGIPYRPEAAEARRAGYSASHDEVIAGVSSLAAPVRVPGSRPAALAVVYIRSAHNPAAVGAALVESAARIERQLA; from the coding sequence ATGAATCCCACCGCCGCAGCCCCGGCCGGAGCGGCGCCGGCACAGGCATCCGCGTCGCAAACCCTGTCCCGGGGAATCCGCGCCCTGGAGATCCTGGCGGCAGCGCCCGGCCCGCTGACGATTGCGGAACTGGCGGATGCGATGGGCGTGCACCGGTCCGTGGCGTACCGGATCCTCCGGACGCTGGAGGACCACTCGCTGCTGGTGCGGGACGACGCCGGGCGGGTCCAGCCCGGGCCGGGGCTTGCGGTCCTGGCACGGGGTGTTTCGCGAAACCTGCAGGCCGCAGCCCTTCCGGAGCTGACGCAACTGGCCAACACCCTGGACATGACGGCGTTCGTGGCAGTGTGGGACCACCACGACTGCATCACCCTGCTTACCGTGGAGCCGAGGCACTCCGGCGCCACCGTGGCCCAGCATCCCGGCACCCGGCATCCCGTCAACGCCGGAGCGCCGGGCATCGCCATCCAGTCGGCGCTCACCGAGGCCGAATGGGACCGCCTGGCCACGGGAATCCCCTACCGCCCTGAAGCTGCCGAGGCCCGCCGCGCCGGATATTCGGCCAGCCACGACGAGGTCATTGCGGGCGTGTCCTCCCTCGCTGCCCCCGTCCGGGTTCCCGGCAGCCGCCCGGCCGCCCTTGCCGTCGTCTATATCCGCTCAGCCCATAACCCCGCAGCAGTGGGCGCGGCCCTGGTGGAGAGCGCCGCCAGGATCGAGCGGCAGCTGGCTTAG